From a region of the Zingiber officinale cultivar Zhangliang chromosome 4B, Zo_v1.1, whole genome shotgun sequence genome:
- the LOC121975143 gene encoding uncharacterized protein LOC121975143 isoform X2 translates to MSQLLKTNISRDETQRATSSLQTDALARCTNKPRCKKLKLVSDNVGNNLTASSSLAGIHSGSIDLTEISSSNFDIPAFLLELYSYTCQQASADSNCKFDFVPSLESICLRGHYHLGELDDSLDEKISLFPHTIADFVQIIVGQKSIVEGLNHGQLAVQRKKLVDQLDSTNSDNELFKKLLQGPDSSLLKYIQSLYDVQVRKTSKLGSERSSENVALLIEENDNSGKCNESDINQLLQKQKRYNFFLRKDKLKGTKQTKENPSSEALNRIVVLRPNRRTSNSSTIISQTSSLQSHDILKHNENSERIASNFSMKEIKRRIRQIINENRKARHVISRDGILHRIPVTSSDYGDSSELINGGSAETSSLNHCRVVKILHESFDLDSKSKKIVSAEEFKSDGNSHISRFTARSESLMYEEAKKHLAEMLDTRVDSFLRIQASKPLDPVLAVLDFSELSPAPSPQRYEFFMSSKETGDPSSQQSDQGELAESSSLAVTSVSTDLNMEGNTEIIELFDTKSIVEFNELALPLKSSGNELINERCEEESITSPCWDSGQEKSPTVVHAKPRPSNLIRENLMALESINEKQEQPSPVSVLGTLTSDDINSLDSAEIEKYYNQVEHQQASHEEGNVVRILESSDLNDSIRDDLEDYEARFDYVKAVLEASDLTNEFPRKWDIEDQLIKPSLFNEIGIFFCFLKDDPKLLFDCINEVLLEIHERFLKCSPWLFFIKKNILPIPLGESLIHEVSKGLEWHLQLHLPNTLDQIVKKDLEGRCWMDLRFEAENITEKICDAILGDVVKQIVCDSWC, encoded by the exons ttagtttctgataatgtgGGAAACAACTTGACTGCTTCTAGCAGCTTGGCTGGGATTCATTCGGGAAGTATAGATCTAACAGAAATATCTTCTAGTAACTTTGACATTCCTGCATTTCTGTTAGAGTTATACAGTTATACATGCCAACAAGCCAGTGCTGATTCTAACTGTAAGTTTGATTTTGTTCCTTCCTTGGAAAGTATCTGTCTAAGGGGTCATTACCATCTTGGTGAGCTTGACGATAGTCTTGATGAAAAGATCTCTTTATTTCCACACACCATAGCTGATTTTGTTCAGATTATTGTTGGTCAGAAGTCAATTGTTGAAGGACTAAACCATGGACAATTGGCTGTCCAGAGAAAAAAGTTAGTGGATCAATTAGATAGTACAAATTCAGATAACGAGCTATTCAAGAAGCTCCTCCAAGGTCCAGATTCATCTTTGCTTAAATATATTCAAAGTCTTTATGATGTTCAGGTTAGGAAAACATCCAAACTAGGATCAGAAAGATCCTCAGAGAACGTCGCACTGTTAATAGAGGAGAATGATAATTCAGGTAAGTGCAATGAATCTGACATTAATCAATTACTTCAAAAACAAAAGAGATACAATTTTTTCTTGAGAAAGGACAAGTTAAAGGGGACAAAGCAAACCAAAGAGAACCCAAGTTCCGAAGCTTTGAACAGAATTGTTGTTCTGAGACCAAACCGAAGAACATCAAATTCTTCTACCATTATTAGTCAAACTTCTTCACTGCAGTCCCATGATATACTTAAGCATAATGAAAATAGTGAAAGAATTGCATCCAATTTTTCCATGAAGGAAATTAAGAGGAGAATCCGGCAAATAATCAATGAGAATAGAAAAGCACGACATGTTATTTCCAGGGATGGTATTCTGCACAGAATTCCAGTTACATCCAGTGACTATGGTGATTCATCTGAACTGATAAATGGAGGAAGTGCAGAAACAAGCTCATTAAACCATTGCCGTGTTGTTAAAATTCTTCATGAATCATTTGACCTTGACAGCAAAAGTAAGAAAATTGTTTCAGCAGAAGAATTCAAATCTGATGGCAATAGTCATATTTCTCGCTTCACAGCAAGATCTGAATCTTTGATGTACGAGGAAGCCAAGAAACATCTTGCTGAGATGCTAGACACAAGAGTTGATAGTTTTCTGAGAATCCAAGCTTCAAAACCTTTGGATCCGGTACTTGCTGTTTTAGATTTCAGTGAGCTATCACCTGCACCCAGTCCACAAAGATATGAATTTTTCATGTCATCTAAAGAGACAGGAGATCCCTCGTCACAACAGTCAGATCAAGGAG AACTGGCTGAAAGCAGTTCACTGGCAGTAACATCTGTCAGTACAGACTTGAACATGGAAG GAAATACAGAGATCATTGAATTATTTGATACTAAAAGCATTGTGGAATTTAACGAGTTGGCCTTACCATTGAAGTCAAGTGGAAATGAACTAATCAATGAAAGATGCGAAGAGGAATCTATTACATCACCATGCTGG GATTCAGGTCAAGAAAAATCACCGACAGTGGTGCATGCCAAGCCTCGACCAAGTAACTTAATTCGGGAAAACTTAATGGCTCTTGAAAGCATCAATGAAAAGCAAGAGCAACCAAGCCCAGTATCTGTTCTAGGAACATTGACATCAGATGATATTAATAGTCTTGACTCTGCTGAAATTGAAAAAT ATTATAATCAAGTGGAACATCAACAAGCTTCTCATGAAGAAGGAAACGTCGTGAGAATTCTAGAATCATCAGATTTAAATGACAGTATAAGAGATGATCTCGAAGATTATGAAGCTAGGTTTGACTATGTTAAGGCAGTCTTGGAAGCTTCTGACCTTACCAATGAATTCCCAAGGAAATGGGATATAGAGGACCAGTTAATCAAACCATCTTTGTTCAACGAAATAGGAATCTTTTTTTGCTTCCTGAAAGATGATCCTAAACTTCTCTTTGACTGCATCAATGAAGTCCTTTTAGAGATACATGAAAGGTTCTTGAAATGTTCCCCATGGCTGTTTTTCATCAAGAAAAACATCCTACCAATCCCTCTAGGTGAAAGCTTAATCCATGAAGTTAGTAAGGGTCTTGAGTGGCATCTTCAACTACATTTGCCCAACACATTAGATCAAATAGTGAAAAAGGACTTGGAGGGTCGATGTTGGATGGACCTCCGGTTTGAAGCTGAGAATATCACTGAGAAGATCTGTGATGCCATCTTAGGcgatgtagtaaaacaaattgtTTGTGACTCTTGGTGTTAA